In a genomic window of Erigeron canadensis isolate Cc75 chromosome 5, C_canadensis_v1, whole genome shotgun sequence:
- the LOC122599682 gene encoding probable histone H2A.3, which produces MAGRGKSIGSATAKKATSRSSKAGLQFPVGRIARFLKAGKYAERVGAGAPVYLAAVLEYLAAEVLELAGNAARDNKKTRIVPRHIQLAVRNDEELSKLLGDVTIANGGVMPNIHNLLLPKKIVSSKSVADDDD; this is translated from the exons ATGGCCGGAAGAGGCAAATCTATCGGATCTGCAACCGCTAAAAAAGCCACATCTCGTTCCAGCAAAGCCGGCCTTCAATTCCCCGTCGGTCGTATCGCTCGTTTCCTTAAAGCCGGTAAATACGCCGAGCGTGTCGGTGCCGGAGCTCCTGTTTACCTCGCCGCCGTCCTTGAATACCTTGCCGCGGAG GTGCTTGAATTGGCTGGTAATGCAGCAAGAGATAACAAAAAGACGAGAATTGTGCCGAGGCATATTCAATTAGCGGTGAGAAATGATGAGGAATTGAGCAAGCTTCTTGGTGACGTCACCATTGCAAATGGCGGTGTGATGCCTAATATCCATAACTTATTGCTTCCAAAGAAGATTGTTTCTTCAAAGTCAGttgcagatgatgatgattaa